A genomic region of Methanomicrobiales archaeon contains the following coding sequences:
- a CDS encoding DUF1788 domain-containing protein has product MSSLESRFADLERKLKKRPLKLNAINTLPFLIFHYAPSDEWKLRRLITNIGIQLENEGKHIVCLSMEKLLWESLETIEQQNPIEGYSAVVNLEKDSGFLEAQDQIITYFSDNDRCPLVEKIAKRLENIDPETHIVFLIHVAAMAPDLYQVHVLLDKLEGKTMVPTILFYPGSLDGITGLRFMDMRDREPMGNYRVEIL; this is encoded by the coding sequence ATGTCCTCACTCGAAAGTAGATTCGCAGATCTTGAGCGAAAATTGAAAAAACGACCTCTGAAATTGAATGCTATCAATACTTTGCCGTTCCTGATCTTTCACTACGCTCCAAGCGATGAGTGGAAGCTGCGGCGATTAATAACAAACATCGGGATTCAACTGGAAAACGAAGGAAAGCATATTGTCTGTCTTTCAATGGAAAAACTCCTGTGGGAGTCACTGGAAACCATTGAACAGCAGAACCCGATCGAAGGATATAGTGCAGTTGTAAACCTTGAGAAGGATTCCGGATTCCTGGAGGCCCAGGATCAGATAATCACGTATTTCTCCGATAATGACCGCTGCCCACTCGTCGAAAAGATCGCCAAACGCCTCGAAAACATCGACCCTGAGACTCATATCGTCTTTCTTATCCACGTCGCAGCAATGGCACCGGATCTCTATCAGGTACACGTGCTGCTGGATAAGCTAGAAGGTAAAACAATGGTCCCGACGATATTGTTCTATCCCGGATCGCTGGATGGGATAACAGGGCTTCGCTTCATGGATATGCGGGACAGGGAACCCATGGGCAATTACCGTGTTGAAATCCTGTGA
- a CDS encoding DUF1819 family protein has protein sequence MSTPKKTNRISSIGHSRYTSKIIKATALLDDTKTLLEFWDEGASVRENFSRIREQNIFGKSSRSRIDDELEIFHQRYFFDLDIASALAYLVKKNVANEILHPILFYFSAKADKLLYDTTKILETYAMRGQMSVTTDEMKQEIYRFVNEGKTTTRWSENTISIVTRHLMATLRDFGILEGGTNKKIASFYLPNQAFAFIALYLYNEGNPGEKLVNHPDWGLFFLNPRSVERFFLECHQEGLLNYHGAGSVIRIDFPTKSLREYADVLTRK, from the coding sequence ATGAGTACCCCGAAGAAAACAAACCGAATATCTTCAATTGGACACTCACGATACACCTCGAAAATTATCAAAGCAACAGCCCTACTGGACGATACAAAGACTCTTCTTGAATTTTGGGATGAGGGTGCGTCGGTAAGAGAGAATTTTTCACGCATTCGGGAGCAAAACATATTCGGCAAATCATCACGATCACGGATCGATGATGAACTCGAAATATTTCATCAACGTTACTTCTTTGACCTTGATATAGCATCTGCACTGGCATATCTTGTAAAGAAAAACGTCGCAAATGAGATACTACATCCGATTTTATTCTATTTTTCAGCAAAGGCAGACAAATTGCTCTATGATACAACCAAGATCCTGGAAACCTATGCAATGCGAGGACAGATGAGTGTCACCACCGATGAAATGAAACAAGAGATCTATAGGTTTGTCAACGAAGGGAAAACGACAACGCGGTGGTCAGAAAACACCATTAGTATAGTAACACGCCATCTCATGGCTACACTGCGCGATTTCGGCATTCTGGAAGGAGGGACAAATAAAAAGATCGCCTCGTTTTATCTCCCAAATCAGGCGTTTGCGTTTATTGCTTTGTACCTGTACAATGAAGGCAATCCAGGGGAAAAATTGGTAAATCATCCCGACTGGGGTCTATTCTTCTTGAACCCCCGGTCAGTAGAGCGATTTTTCCTCGAATGCCATCAAGAAGGTCTGTTGAATTATCATGGAGCAGGATCGGTCATCCGAATCGATTTTCCCACTAAATCACTCAGGGAGTATGCAGATGTCCTCACTCGAAAGTAG